Below is a genomic region from Syngnathus acus chromosome 20, fSynAcu1.2, whole genome shotgun sequence.
AGGTTAGCTACTTCCGCAAGTTAGTTGTACATTTCGAAAGAAAAGCTTATAGTCGCACAATTAATCTTATGTAGTCCCCCTCACACTCTTTCATGTGTCGAATTTCGCAGTCCATATTTGTAAAACCTGGACTTAAACAATAGTTGGAAACTTACGGGTAAATCGAAAGATATAGCCATCAAGGTTTTTCTTTCGGTGGGTAAAATGACAATTGCTTCTTTTCCGTCGCACGGTACGACACTGCAACTACACGAATGTACCATCGTAATGGGAATGAGTTCGCTGGTTCCGCTGCAGTTGGTGATAAAACGCTATACATTCATCTAACGATGATATCCTGCAGCTAACCCTCATTTTGTTTATCATTTCCTTCTAGTTTAACAAGTGTAATACAGGAAGCTTCGCATAGTGCTTATGAATTAAAGGGCAGAATCGACAGAAATGCAACgagggttttattttgaaagaaatataATGACGTCTACTCATATTCCGTCAAACTTTACGCTAGTTTGGCGTCCTTCCACGCGAATGCGCCTCTGCGTTACGTCGCGTACATGTCAATACTCATTCACGAAAACGTGCAAATAAAGGCTTTTGAAGTTTGTAAATCGCTGACACAAGCATAGCAGGCACACAAACGCGTCAGCGGGCATAACAAAGCAgcgtttattgtttttgtgaagGAGCAGAGTTTGGGCCCACCCACTCCCCACATAAGATTAGGGGCCACATAAGATACCATTTGAGTGTTTATTCACTGTCATCACATGGCAACATGATATACACATTCGTGGTTTCCAAAACTTCAAATTTCTTCATCTCATTAAATAGAAACGGAATAAATACTGACTAGTGACACAAGGAGCCTCTGCCAGGTCCCAAGAAAGGTGAATTCCTTCATTTGCACATTCTGACAGCTCATGAAGCATGACTTTGTGATCatagtttcttttttgctttaatCTGTATGTATTGCACAGCTAAATGTCAACTCTGAATTCCTGAAAAATTGGAAAGCAATTGGCTTTTGGTATTAGGGTGGCTTCTGCACTGTTGTGTGCGCGTGGGttgtgtgggggggagggcTTGACAAATCATAATGAACCTAGATTAATACAAAGTTTATTACAAATTAAATACAGAAACTCAAATACATTTGTCTTCATCCAATGATagtgcttattttatttgtatgcaAGTTGGCACCCTCAAGGTAACCCATCAttcatttatccatccatccatccatccatccatccatccatccatccatccatccatccatccatccatccatccatccatccatccatccatccatccatccatccatccatccatccatccatccatccatccatccatccatccatccatccatcccctcACGTGGGTTGCAGGCGGGGGACACATAGACAaccaaccacacacacacactcacaatcacacttaCGGGAAACTTTAGAGTGCACCAGAATTCATTTTGTTAAAATGGGGACAATTTAAAATTGCGTGAAATTATCGACTTGACCTGTGGTCAGATATTTACAGTCTACGGtggacaaatgaaatgaaaaagtccTTTCTGATCAGGGGAAAGGTCTTAATGGTGTTGGACTATGTGCAACAAAAGTTCACTCGCGGACAAAGTTCTGTCAAGACACAGAAAAGAGAAGTGAAATTAAAAagcctaaaaaaataaaatttaattctCTGGATTTACGCCTtctcttctctccctctcctgAACTTTAGCGTCCACTTTCTTCTCCGTCGAGTTCCTCACAGAAACGAACGCACTTATGTACAGGCGGCTGCGGAAGCCAAAGCGGGTCAGTCGTGGTGCGCTGCGAGGATGGGCTGCCTGCAGATGGGGCAGGTGTTGTTCTCCGAGAGCCAGCGGTCGATGCAGTGGATGTGGAACTCGTGCGCGCAGGGGAGGCGCCGCAGCTTGTTGCCCTGCGCGTACTCGTTGATGCAGACGCTGCACGCGCGGCCCGCCTCGCCCTCCAGGCTGGCCTGGCCGTACGAGCGCGTGGCCAAATTGTCTATCTGCTCTTTGGTGAGGCCGCGCGGGTGctcgtcgtcgtcctcgtcgTTCAGCAGGAAGAACTGCGCCAGCCGCAGGATGGGCAGGGTGCCGTTTTCCACCAAGTTGTTTGTGTCCCGGCTGGTGGGCGGCGGCCGGCCCTCCGCCGCACTCGCCGCACCGCCGCTGAGCCTGGGCTGGCCGACCGGCTCCTCCTCGCCGCCGGCCGGGCCCACTCGCTCTTGATCCTGCCCGCCCGAACCCGCTTGGACCGCTGCGCTCTCACTGGCGTACAAGCGGTCCGCGGGGCTAGCGTTTGTATTCACAACACCGACGTCCACGTGGCCGGGAGTCTCGGAATCGGCTTCCGTCTCCATGAGGGAGCTGAGTTCTCCGAAGCCGGTCATGATCTGGCGCAGGATGGAGCGCAGCGCGGTGGAGTTGGGCTCGCCCAGGCCCGTCTCGCTGATGCGCCGCAGCGGGATCCGAATGGTGCTGACGTAGGTGCGGATCCCGGCGCGCTCCGAGCGCGAGATGGTGCGACGGAAGCCGCCGCTGTCGCTCTCAAATGTGACCGTGTTCTCggccacgcgggcccgggagCGTGTCCTGCTGGCGATACTGTCGCGATCCCGGTTCTCCCCGGGTCTGATCCGCCTCACCTGCAGGTCCAGCATGATGGTGGGATGTCGGCGAACCGAGGAGGAGCCACCCGCGCCGGCCGAATGCGATTCGTGCTGGCCGCTCTCAACCGTCGGCTCTGCCGCGGTGGCGGCGAGTTCTGCCGCCGCCTCCCCCCCTGTCTCCATGGGAACCGAACCCGTGCCCGCATCGACGATGTGGATGCTTGAGCCGCTGATGGCGCTGCTGGACGCCGGCGTGCTCGTGGGGCTTCTGTGCAAGGGGGATCGACTTCTTCTGGACGCGCGGGCCGGGATGCCGCCGTTCCACGCGGCCGCCACCCGGCGCCAACGGCCGCGTGATCGCATCCGACGCGCTTCCTGTCCAGGCGCCGGTGCCTGCGATCCCGACTGAGGCGACACTCGGGGACAGTCAAGAGATAAAGTCACATTGTCCTGGCTTTGCTCCAGTTCTGCATTGGCGGGCGCACGAGCGGAAGATGCTGACTCGTCCGAATGAGAACTCGTGGGCTGCGGTACCAAAGAGTGCGTGGCGTCGCCTCTCCTTTGAGGTGGGGGCGCAAGAGGGGCTGAAAGTGCAGGTGGGGTCACGGAGAgggcgctgctgctgctgctgctgcgcgTGCGCCGGGTCTGCATCCTCCTGCTGAGGGCGGGCCGAGGCGTGGGATAAGGGGACGGCCTGGGTGTGCCGGCCGAAGAAGCGGCGCGGCGGGGCGGCGAGGTTGAGCCCGGGACGGCGTCGGCGACGGGCTGCTCGGCCGCGTCTATCGCGTCAGCGTGCTCCCCCGCCTCGGGCTGGTCGTGGTTGATGTTGATCTCCAGGCTGAAGCGGAACTCACCGCTGTTGGGGTTGGTCCGGCTGACGGCGCGCCACGTCTGGTTGCCGCTCTGCCCGCTGCGGGTGGCGTTCCCAGTGCGCCGGAAAGTGTTCAACCACTCCAGCAACGAGTCCCCGTTGGATGATTCTGCCCCTGGCTCTGCACTACCTGCAGAGAAAGCATGAGTGTTGATTGAGCAACACAatacaatcaatcaatcaatcaatcaatcaatcaatcaatcaatccagaCAGCCTTTTTGGTCATGCTTATCCTTactattttgatttaaaacccaAAGAAATCAGAGACTGCCCAGAGGCAGTCCTACCTGCTCCTCGTCTCCCGCCGGAGCCTCTCTCCTCTCCGCTACCGCCCTGTTGCTCCGCTGGCTCAGCGGCAGGCAAATGCTGCTCAGTGCTTGGCTGGGATGACTCGCGCTCCTTGGCTCCATCCAGACGTTGCTGGAGCTCTTCGGCTGTCACCTCCCCTGTGTGACAAGTGGGTCAGGTTCTGGTTACGCGCTCTCAGAAATAATAGCAAGAAATTCAAAATAGGGTCCGCATGCTCGTTAACTGCAGGGCTATTTGGGCCAATTCAGCATAAATTACATCCAAAAAGCTGTTGAAATATCGATTTGAATTGAAAAGTTGAAGTCTGCTGGTAAAGAGGAGTGCAAGGATGTTAAGCAGTTCTTGCCAAATGCTGCAATTAATACGGAAAGTCAAAGCGTCCCTCCTCACCGGGGGTCCCCAACAGGTTGCTGTCTCTCATAAGACGATACTCCTCTTCGCTCAGGTCATTTATAAAATGATAGTAGGCCTCCTCCCTCCGAAGACGCTCGGCCTGTCTCCGACGCTCGTCTCCCCCACCAGGAGGGTCCATAACCATAAACAGTGCTGGTAAACACAAGACAgcattgtcatttatttccgCTTGACCCACTCCAGTTATGCAATTAAAACCACCGCCTAGGAAACCAAGAATAAGTCAGATTGCCTTGACTGTAAACAGCTACATTGTCAGCGTCATCCATTTTGCCACGGAAAGGACAGTTAACGTGCTTAGCCCGAAGACCGGCTGCATGAGCGCATTGTACAGCGAACGTTGTCATCATTGACCCGTAAAAGGGCCGTTAAAGGACCCCCTCGCGTCGACGTGTTCGTTAATACTGGCCAAGTTTCTCCTGACAGCAGCTACAGAAGGCCACGTTGAAGACAGGGGCGATAAAGCTAAAGCTGTACTGTCCTCCCTGCGATTAGCAGCCAATCGCCGGCCGGCTGAGGCGGAGTGACAGGCCGAGTGACCAATCGTCGCCGCGCGGAGGTGGGACGACACGGAAAGGACAGGGACTTCATGTAAACGAaggcaaagacaaaagaatGTTCTGTTTTTCCTTGAGTGGGACCAAAAAGGCGATGACGGCGAAGCGTGTGTCGCCACGAAACGCGGAATCAGTTGGGCGTACACCGCAATGacacaaagaaacattttgaatgcGCAACGCCTTAGTGGCTAGCGGTGTCCTAGCTAGTTAGCGCAAGCAACGATAGCGAATAGCAACCCGAACACGTTAGCTTGGTTAGCCGACCCGAAGCCGAATAATTTCTCCCATACACATGGGATAAACAGTTATTCTATTAAGTCGACGTGTGCGATCGATAACGCCAAGCACCGACGTGGATTTAGGTGAGATGACAACGACGTATAAATGGCACAGTACCCGATAGAGCAGCTGTAATATGGACGGTTCCCTTCGTTTTCCCTTCTCTCGCTCTACCCAAGATGGGACCAGATGGTGTTACGGCCTATACGGTCCGTGTTGTAACATAAGTTATTTCGGCTACGTTGGTTCCCGTGTTACCAAAAGACCAGTTTTGTAACgtcatttttcatcatttccaatctttcatttcatgaagcctaaaaatattttcaaagacaTTCTTATCCTGAATTAACTACATACCAGTTACAGTTGTGCATGCAGCCGTACTtcttaaaatgtatatttttgtgtgtgtttcaacaATCACACATTTAGTGCAAAcaaaagagttttttttttaaatactttgttagacaattaaaaaatgcacaaacatggAGTGTTACGTCTAATGCGGTTCGtgtgaaaacgtgaaaaacGTACGGACATCATCAAATGTTATGTATTCCTATGAATGCCCTGACCCTTCTTTGCTGCTTTTTACTTAgtctttttaaatgtacattgattagtgttgttgttttttaaactcaaTTTTAGCGCATTTGAACATGTACAACGAACGTCACGTTCCTTTTGTCAAGCTAAGATCAAAATTCaatatgtgtgttttgtttacactGTAGCAATGTTTATTTGCACAGGGCCAATGTTAATCTTTTCCAATATCCCTTTCCTCTACTTTCTCCACTGCAGAGTGCTCGAGCTGTCTTTTACGACATTTTACGACAGTGCCGCGCGTGAATACGACGTCGTTATCGAGTAAAGTGCGTCTCTTTGGAGCAGATACCGGCTGAGGGAGACGCAGCATCAGAAGAACGGGCTATATATAGATCGACGCCCGCTTTCCTACCCGGACCTTCCGAGCACCGCACGTCCCCGCCGGCGTACCGAACTCGCCCGGATAGCCCGATGTGGACGCTGAGCTAAGTGAAGAAAGGGCCACGCCGGGGCAGGCAACTCGCTGAATTACCGAAGCCGAGCTCGTCGGGAGTAGCCTAGTCGCCTCCCAAAGCGACGCttacacaaaaagaaaaaacgaagAAGTAAGGGGACGACGCGTTTAAGGCCCTTAACAGCGGTGGGGAAAAATGGACTATGATTTCAAAGTGAAGCTGACcggagagcgagagcgagtcGAGGACCTGTTTGAGTACGAAGGATGCAAAGTGGGCAGAGGCACCTACGGTCATGTTTTCAAGGCGAAGAGAAAAGATGGGTGAGTACTGGAGGGAGGAGGTAAGCAAGCGAGGCCTCCGTGCAGGTCGACCCACATCTACCGACGCCTTATTCTGGGGCTTCCGTTGGGTGTTTTATTGGTATCTTTTTTGCAGACGCAAGAGGGGAAGCAATTGCGGCTGGAAACACGCACCGCATATTTGTTAAAGCACTCAAGTTTGTGTCATTTGGACACTTTTCAAGtgccaaaaacacacacaatctgTCTACTTTTGCACGAGTACACCTGCCACATCCAACGAGATCAAAATATTGTAAGAGgcatatcatttttttctcaattcaaAACCATCTCTTGAGAATGTGTCTTGAGATGCCACGACGACTGGAACTTTCACAACTACTCAGGCGATGTGAATAACTTAAGTCAATTAGATCGACACGCACCCAACACGCAGGACTGCTTGCTGACTGTACACTCACTATGCCAGGCCTCGCCTTCTGAAGCCATACATAATCAAAGGCACAGCTACAAGGGTAGAACGTGACGTTACGGCCCAAAGCGGACAAAGATAATACCTGCACTTCATATGCACTGAATTGTGTTTGTGCAAACGTGTGTAACATTGCGTCATTCAAATCGGCATGTGATCCATGCTGCAGTTTGTTGTGCGTATTATCACAGCCATTTCTCACTCGCCAGATTGGCACAAATGACCACTAAAAAGCCTTTTAGGGATGTTTGCGTTGGCTTAGGGAAGGCTGCTGTTTATGAGGGGCGAGGCACAAAGCACGGGTTTATACGGGaacaggggaggggggtggcgTGCCAATCCATTCAAGTGGGGAGTCTTGTTTTGTCCCCCGCCAGCTGCCAGACAGACTATTGTAGCCGGCCTCAGAGGTGAGCTTGATTACACAAATCTGGAGGTAATGCAAGTcagacccccacccccatctTGTGCCACATGCCAAGGGAGCCCCCCTCCACCCTTACCCGCTTTGTGGTCCATGGTCCGGTGTGGATATTGCTCAGCCTCTCGTGTGTTCTTAGGAAGGACGATAAGGACTACGCCCTCAAGCAGATCGAGGGCACCGGCATCTCAATGTCAGCCTGCAGAGAAATCGCAGTAAGCAGCACGTTCGTTAACAGCAAAATAGCCATTTCGACCGGAATCGGCGTCTTCCCTCCTCTGACGTGgcttctgtcttttttttttttttttgcagctccTGCGAGAGCTCAAGCACCCCAACGTCATCTCGCTGCAGAAGGTTTTCTTGTCGCACGCCGACCGCAAAGTGTGGCTGCTCTTCGACTACGCCGAGCACGACCTCTGGGTACGTTATGAATTGACATATGTGGCGATTTGTCACAAAAGGATTGAGTACTTATTCctattttgtcttgtttttgtcttcctgcagcacatCATTAAGTTCCACCGAGCGTCCAAGGCCAACAAGAAGCCACTTCAGCTTCCCCGAGGGATGGTCAAGTCTCTGCTCTACCAGATCTTGGACGGCATCCATTACCTCCACGCAAACTGGGTCCTCCACAGAGACCTTGTA
It encodes:
- the rnf6 gene encoding E3 ubiquitin-protein ligase RNF6 encodes the protein MVMDPPGGGDERRRQAERLRREEAYYHFINDLSEEEYRLMRDSNLLGTPGEVTAEELQQRLDGAKERESSQPSTEQHLPAAEPAEQQGGSGEERGSGGRRGAGSAEPGAESSNGDSLLEWLNTFRRTGNATRSGQSGNQTWRAVSRTNPNSGEFRFSLEININHDQPEAGEHADAIDAAEQPVADAVPGSTSPPRRAASSAGTPRPSPYPTPRPALSRRMQTRRTRSSSSSSALSVTPPALSAPLAPPPQRRGDATHSLVPQPTSSHSDESASSARAPANAELEQSQDNVTLSLDCPRVSPQSGSQAPAPGQEARRMRSRGRWRRVAAAWNGGIPARASRRSRSPLHRSPTSTPASSSAISGSSIHIVDAGTGSVPMETGGEAAAELAATAAEPTVESGQHESHSAGAGGSSSVRRHPTIMLDLQVRRIRPGENRDRDSIASRTRSRARVAENTVTFESDSGGFRRTISRSERAGIRTYVSTIRIPLRRISETGLGEPNSTALRSILRQIMTGFGELSSLMETEADSETPGHVDVGVVNTNASPADRLYASESAAVQAGSGGQDQERVGPAGGEEEPVGQPRLSGGAASAAEGRPPPTSRDTNNLVENGTLPILRLAQFFLLNDEDDDEHPRGLTKEQIDNLATRSYGQASLEGEAGRACSVCINEYAQGNKLRRLPCAHEFHIHCIDRWLSENNTCPICRQPILAAHHD